A window from Variovorax sp. PBL-E5 encodes these proteins:
- the boxA gene encoding benzoyl-CoA 2,3-epoxidase subunit BoxA: protein MDMAVQVSVIKQHLIDPEICIRCNTCEATCPVNAITHDDRNYVVRADVCNGCMACISPCPTGSIDNWRTMPVVRAYSIEEQLSWDELPAELTPEQLEAEGVAAPGDAVNPAPAAPPQPAAEPGQVVFNSAQYGATTPPWSAAHAYTNLHPPKKPTTATVVGNFNCTEAGFENQTHHIVLDFGSMPFPVLEGQSIGIIPPGTDANGKAHFARQYSIASPRNGERPGYNNISLTVKRVTEDHQGKPVRGVASNYVCDLKVGDKVQVVGPFGASFLMPNHPKSHIVMICTGTGSAPMRAMTEWRRRLRKSGKFESGKLLLFFGARTQQELPYFGPLQTLPKDFIDINFAFSRTPGQPKRYVQDVMRERAADLAALLKDGQSHFYVCGLKSMEEGVVLALRDVAVEAGLDWDTVGEALKREGRMHLETY, encoded by the coding sequence ATGGACATGGCGGTACAAGTCAGCGTCATCAAGCAGCACCTGATCGACCCCGAGATCTGCATCCGCTGCAACACCTGCGAGGCCACCTGCCCCGTCAACGCGATCACGCACGACGACCGCAACTATGTCGTGCGCGCCGATGTGTGCAACGGCTGCATGGCCTGCATCTCGCCGTGCCCGACGGGCTCGATCGACAACTGGCGCACCATGCCCGTGGTGCGCGCCTACTCGATCGAAGAGCAGCTCAGCTGGGACGAACTGCCCGCCGAACTCACGCCCGAGCAACTCGAAGCCGAAGGCGTTGCCGCGCCCGGTGATGCCGTGAACCCGGCGCCTGCCGCGCCGCCGCAGCCGGCCGCGGAGCCGGGCCAGGTCGTCTTCAACTCCGCACAGTACGGCGCCACCACGCCGCCGTGGTCGGCCGCGCATGCGTACACCAACCTGCATCCGCCGAAGAAGCCCACCACCGCCACCGTGGTCGGCAACTTCAACTGCACCGAGGCCGGCTTCGAGAACCAGACGCACCACATCGTGCTCGACTTCGGCAGCATGCCCTTCCCCGTGCTCGAAGGCCAGTCGATCGGCATCATCCCGCCCGGCACCGATGCCAACGGCAAGGCGCACTTCGCGCGCCAGTACTCCATCGCCAGCCCGCGCAACGGCGAGCGGCCGGGCTACAACAACATCTCGCTCACGGTGAAGCGCGTCACTGAAGACCACCAGGGCAAGCCCGTGCGCGGCGTTGCGAGCAACTACGTGTGCGACCTCAAGGTCGGCGACAAGGTGCAGGTGGTCGGGCCCTTCGGCGCGTCCTTCCTGATGCCCAATCATCCCAAGTCGCACATCGTGATGATCTGCACCGGCACCGGCAGCGCGCCCATGCGCGCGATGACCGAATGGCGCCGGCGCCTGCGCAAGAGCGGCAAGTTCGAAAGCGGCAAGCTGCTGCTCTTCTTCGGCGCACGCACGCAGCAGGAGCTGCCGTACTTCGGTCCGCTGCAGACGCTGCCCAAGGATTTCATCGACATCAACTTCGCCTTCTCACGCACGCCCGGCCAGCCCAAGCGCTACGTGCAGGACGTGATGCGCGAACGCGCTGCCGACCTCGCCGCGCTGCTGAAGGACGGCCAGAGCCACTTCTACGTGTGCGGCCTGAAGAGCATGGAAGAAGGCGTGGTGCTCGCGCTGCGCGATGTGGCCGTCGAAGCGGGTCTCGACTGGGACACGGTCGGCGAAGCGCTGAAGCGCGAAGGCCGCATGCACCTCGAAACCTATTGA
- a CDS encoding MaoC family dehydratase, with product MKFAEFHVGQVIEAGPYLVTEAEVLQFAKAYDPQWFHTDPDAASGSPFGGLIASGWHTASIAMRLLTDAALVGSESFASPGLAYLKWPNPVRPGDALRLAAEVVEVRRSEKRPTLGILRWQWRLFNQRKSMVLDLEATSLFRLGPIEPGAATA from the coding sequence GTGAAGTTCGCCGAGTTCCACGTGGGCCAGGTCATCGAGGCCGGGCCCTATCTCGTGACCGAGGCGGAGGTGCTGCAGTTCGCGAAGGCCTATGACCCGCAGTGGTTCCATACCGATCCCGATGCGGCGTCCGGCAGTCCCTTCGGCGGATTGATCGCGAGCGGATGGCATACGGCATCGATCGCGATGCGGCTCCTGACCGATGCGGCATTGGTCGGCTCCGAGTCCTTCGCTTCGCCGGGGCTCGCGTACCTCAAGTGGCCGAACCCCGTGCGGCCCGGCGATGCGCTGCGGCTCGCAGCCGAAGTGGTCGAAGTCCGAAGGTCGGAGAAGCGCCCGACCCTCGGCATCCTGCGCTGGCAATGGCGCCTGTTCAACCAGCGCAAGTCGATGGTGCTGGACCTCGAAGCGACCAGCCTGTTCCGGCTCGGTCCCATCGAACCCGGCGCGGCCACCGCCTAG
- the boxB gene encoding benzoyl-CoA 2,3-epoxidase subunit BoxB, with protein MSTINYSEKIPNNVNLGEDRTLQRALEGWQPNFINWWDDVGPDGSTHYEVYLRTAVSVDPQGWAQFGHVKMRDYRWGIFLNPGDANREIHFGDHKGEKAWQDIPGEHRANLRRIIVTQGDTEPASVEQQRHLGLTAPSMYDLRNLFQINVEEGRHLWAMVYLLHKHFGRDGREEAEALLQRTSGDQNNPRILGAFNEKTPDWLAFFMFTYFTDRDGKFQLSALAESAFDPLARTTKFMLTEEAHHMFVGESGVSRVLARTAAVMNELKTDDPQKVRAAGAIDLGTIQRYLNFHYSVTIDLFGADQSSNAATFYSSGLKGRYEEGKRTDDHVLKGQTYKVLEVVNGQLAEKDVPMLNALNEVLRDDFIKDSVAGIGRWNKVLEKAGIPTRLVVPHKAFNRQIGALAGIRMSPEGRVVNEAEWAAKKDEWLPTPEDFAFVASLMGRVVDPGKFAGWIAPPVMGINRQPVDFEYVRFG; from the coding sequence ATGAGCACGATCAACTACAGCGAGAAGATCCCCAACAACGTCAACCTCGGAGAAGACCGCACGCTGCAGCGTGCGCTCGAAGGCTGGCAGCCCAACTTCATCAACTGGTGGGACGACGTCGGTCCCGACGGCTCGACCCACTACGAGGTCTACCTGCGCACCGCCGTCAGCGTCGATCCGCAGGGCTGGGCCCAGTTCGGCCACGTGAAGATGCGCGACTACCGCTGGGGCATCTTCCTGAACCCGGGCGATGCCAACCGCGAGATCCACTTCGGCGACCACAAGGGCGAGAAGGCCTGGCAGGACATCCCCGGCGAACACCGCGCCAACCTGCGCCGCATCATCGTCACGCAGGGCGACACCGAGCCGGCCTCGGTCGAGCAGCAGCGCCACCTGGGCCTCACCGCGCCCAGCATGTACGACCTGCGCAACCTGTTCCAGATCAACGTCGAGGAAGGCCGCCATCTCTGGGCCATGGTCTACCTGCTGCACAAGCACTTCGGCCGCGACGGCCGCGAGGAAGCCGAGGCGCTGCTGCAGCGCACTTCGGGCGACCAGAACAACCCGCGCATCCTCGGCGCCTTCAACGAGAAGACGCCCGACTGGCTGGCCTTCTTCATGTTCACCTACTTCACCGACCGCGACGGCAAGTTCCAGCTGTCGGCGCTGGCCGAAAGCGCCTTCGATCCGCTCGCGCGCACCACCAAGTTCATGCTGACCGAAGAGGCGCACCACATGTTCGTCGGCGAGAGCGGCGTGTCGCGCGTGCTCGCGCGCACGGCGGCCGTGATGAACGAGCTGAAGACCGACGACCCGCAGAAGGTGCGCGCTGCCGGCGCCATCGACCTCGGCACCATCCAGCGCTACCTGAACTTCCACTACAGCGTCACCATCGACCTCTTCGGCGCCGACCAGTCGAGCAATGCCGCCACCTTCTACAGCTCGGGCCTCAAGGGCCGCTACGAAGAAGGCAAGCGCACCGACGACCATGTGCTCAAGGGCCAGACCTACAAGGTGCTCGAAGTCGTCAACGGCCAGCTCGCCGAGAAGGACGTGCCGATGCTCAATGCGCTCAACGAAGTGCTGCGCGACGACTTCATCAAGGACTCGGTGGCCGGCATCGGCCGCTGGAACAAGGTGCTCGAGAAAGCCGGCATCCCGACGCGCCTGGTCGTGCCGCACAAGGCGTTCAATCGCCAGATCGGCGCGCTGGCCGGCATCAGGATGTCGCCCGAAGGCCGCGTGGTGAACGAGGCCGAATGGGCCGCCAAGAAGGACGAGTGGCTGCCGACGCCCGAAGACTTCGCTTTCGTGGCATCGTTGATGGGCCGCGTGGTCGATCCGGGCAAGTTCGCGGGCTGGATCGCGCCGCCGGTGATGGGCATCAATCGCCAGCCTGTCGATTTCGAATACGTCCGCTTCGGCTGA